Proteins encoded together in one Alteribacter keqinensis window:
- the fliH gene encoding flagellar assembly protein FliH, protein MSKFIKSSMAKKTNVTSIIQIKSLNSEPEPKMSDDLSFEQEEAEDVTVQLERAKEEALKLIEEANAYKEQVKSELASQRERAKEEAVSLYEMRKKEGWEKGYSDGYEAGLKTCEEELAGARETVKRSRQDYLDTLEKASPDILSIALAAAEKILGTTLTEEAMWAEFVSRAVEEVKDQQEIAVYIHPDRYEETLRHKPELEQIVLSAKHIYIYPDRNLPLTGCTIETPFGKMEAGLGSQLHELKHQLKEIQRQDETDEGKSHH, encoded by the coding sequence TTGTCTAAATTCATTAAGTCATCCATGGCAAAAAAAACGAACGTAACATCGATTATCCAGATCAAATCCCTTAATTCCGAACCGGAACCAAAAATGTCTGATGATCTATCATTCGAACAGGAGGAAGCCGAAGACGTAACAGTTCAACTCGAAAGGGCAAAGGAAGAAGCACTCAAATTAATAGAGGAAGCCAATGCCTATAAGGAACAGGTGAAAAGTGAACTCGCCTCCCAAAGGGAGCGGGCAAAAGAAGAAGCCGTGTCTCTGTATGAAATGAGAAAAAAAGAGGGCTGGGAAAAAGGGTACAGTGACGGATATGAAGCAGGCCTCAAGACCTGCGAAGAAGAGCTGGCAGGAGCAAGAGAAACGGTCAAACGTTCGAGACAGGATTATCTCGATACCCTGGAAAAAGCGAGTCCTGATATTCTCAGTATCGCCCTTGCTGCTGCAGAAAAAATCCTGGGCACAACGCTCACTGAAGAAGCCATGTGGGCAGAATTCGTGTCCCGGGCTGTTGAAGAAGTCAAGGATCAGCAGGAGATTGCTGTCTACATACATCCCGACCGCTACGAAGAGACGCTCAGACATAAGCCGGAGCTTGAGCAGATCGTTCTTTCTGCCAAACATATCTATATTTACCCTGACAGAAACCTTCCATTAACCGGATGTACAATTGAAACGCCATTCGGAAAGATGGAAGCGGGCCTTGGCAGTCAGCTTCATGAATTAAAGCACCAGCTAAAAGAGATTCAGAGACAGGATGAGACCGATGAAGGCAAGTCGCATCATTAA
- the fliG gene encoding flagellar motor switch protein FliG has protein sequence MVKRKTLSGKEKAAVLLISLGPDVSAQVYKHLTEEEIEKLTLEIAGVRRVNTETKEEVLSQFHQLAMAQDYISQGGISYAKDVLEKALGEEEAMSIINRLTSNLQVRPFDFARKADASQILNFIQGEHPQTIALILSYLDSEQSGQILSSLPQDVQADVARRIATMEGTTPEIISEVETILEKKLSATVTQDYTQAGGIESVVEVLNSVDRATERTILDSLETRDPELAEEIKKRMFVFEDIVTLDNRSIQRVIRDVENEDLQLALKVASEEVKNMLFGNMSQRMAETFKEEMEFMGPVRLKDVEEAQSRIVSVIRRLEETGEIVIARGGGDDVIV, from the coding sequence GTGGTCAAGCGAAAGACATTATCAGGGAAAGAGAAAGCCGCAGTACTGCTGATCTCTCTTGGTCCTGATGTATCTGCACAGGTATATAAGCACCTTACAGAAGAAGAGATTGAAAAACTTACACTTGAAATTGCCGGTGTAAGAAGAGTAAATACCGAAACAAAAGAGGAAGTACTCAGTCAGTTTCACCAGCTTGCGATGGCTCAGGATTACATATCACAAGGCGGTATCAGCTACGCGAAGGATGTCCTTGAAAAGGCTCTTGGCGAGGAAGAAGCCATGTCCATCATTAACAGGCTCACCTCCAATCTTCAGGTCAGACCATTTGACTTTGCGAGAAAAGCCGATGCATCCCAAATTCTGAATTTTATCCAGGGAGAGCATCCCCAAACAATTGCACTCATTCTTTCCTACCTTGACAGTGAACAGTCGGGTCAGATTCTTTCTTCTCTCCCGCAGGATGTCCAGGCTGATGTGGCAAGACGGATTGCTACGATGGAAGGGACGACACCTGAGATTATCAGCGAGGTGGAGACGATTCTTGAAAAGAAACTTTCTGCTACTGTCACTCAGGATTATACACAGGCGGGCGGTATAGAATCGGTTGTTGAAGTGTTAAACAGTGTAGACCGGGCAACTGAACGAACGATACTGGACAGTCTGGAAACACGTGATCCGGAGCTGGCGGAGGAAATTAAGAAGCGGATGTTTGTGTTTGAAGATATCGTCACTCTTGATAACCGGTCAATACAGCGTGTCATACGGGATGTTGAAAATGAAGACCTTCAGCTGGCTTTGAAAGTAGCTTCAGAAGAAGTGAAAAATATGCTGTTCGGTAACATGTCCCAGCGCATGGCAGAAACATTTAAAGAAGAAATGGAGTTTATGGGTCCTGTCCGTCTGAAGGATGTTGAAGAAGCCCAGTCACGAATTGTATCCGTCATCCGCCGCCTTGAAGAAACAGGTGAAATCGTGATCGCCCGTGGTGGAGGAGATGATGTGATTGTCTAA
- the fliF gene encoding flagellar basal-body MS-ring/collar protein FliF, with protein MNETLTTYKQKTVELWQSRTSRQKGLLVGSVIFVILMILLLVWFGSRTYYVPLYTNLTAQETGEIKATLDARGIDSEVGQDGSTIRVPESVVDDLKVELAAEGLPRSGSIDYSSFQENMGFGTTDKEFNVLERGLMQTELEKLIRSVDGVQGAQVMITLPEESIWLADEQGTASASIVMSLAPGSSMDQNKVKSLYHLVSKSIPNLPVENIVIMDQMFNHFEYQDQSTIDTTLSVYEQHRSIQRDIERDIQRQLQQMLGTMMGADKVLVTVSTDIDFTKENREEHLVTPVDEENMEGIAVSVERITETYTGDNAEEGGIAGTGEEDIPGFPAVAGSGSGDYELIEERINNDVNRITREIVESPYQVMDIGIQVMVEPPDPEDMASLPQERMDDIQQVLTQVVRTSISNDVLAGWDDTDINERVFVSAQPFNGKQTFADEAAQSSNLGYVLAGGLGFVVLVLLFLLLRKPKRETEEEEEREIQQETAVFDIPDVNTERDSEEKARRRQLEKMAREKPEEFSKLVRTWLSED; from the coding sequence ATGAACGAAACATTAACCACCTACAAACAAAAGACAGTCGAGCTATGGCAATCAAGGACATCCAGGCAGAAGGGGTTACTTGTAGGTTCCGTTATTTTTGTCATACTCATGATTCTCCTATTGGTCTGGTTTGGATCGAGAACGTATTATGTTCCTCTTTATACAAACCTCACAGCTCAGGAAACTGGAGAAATAAAAGCAACACTTGATGCCAGGGGAATTGACTCTGAAGTCGGACAGGACGGCTCAACGATCCGGGTTCCGGAAAGTGTTGTCGATGACCTCAAGGTTGAACTGGCAGCTGAAGGACTGCCGAGAAGCGGGAGTATTGACTACAGCTCCTTCCAGGAAAACATGGGATTTGGAACAACGGATAAGGAATTTAACGTTCTTGAGCGGGGTTTAATGCAGACAGAACTTGAAAAATTAATCCGGAGCGTAGACGGGGTTCAGGGGGCCCAGGTGATGATTACACTCCCCGAGGAATCAATCTGGCTTGCAGATGAACAGGGGACGGCTTCCGCATCCATTGTGATGAGTCTGGCACCAGGGTCTTCCATGGACCAGAATAAAGTGAAATCACTCTATCATCTGGTATCCAAAAGTATACCGAACCTCCCTGTGGAAAATATTGTGATTATGGATCAGATGTTTAACCATTTTGAATATCAGGATCAGTCCACCATTGATACGACACTTTCAGTTTATGAGCAACACCGTTCCATTCAACGGGATATCGAGCGGGATATTCAGCGCCAGCTTCAGCAGATGCTTGGAACAATGATGGGGGCGGATAAAGTACTTGTAACGGTTTCGACTGACATAGATTTCACTAAAGAGAACAGAGAAGAGCACCTCGTAACGCCGGTGGATGAAGAAAATATGGAAGGTATTGCCGTAAGCGTGGAACGAATTACGGAAACCTATACAGGAGATAACGCTGAAGAAGGCGGGATTGCCGGTACCGGGGAAGAAGATATACCAGGGTTCCCTGCTGTAGCGGGCTCCGGCAGCGGAGACTACGAACTCATTGAGGAACGGATTAACAATGATGTTAACCGCATCACTCGGGAAATCGTTGAGAGTCCTTATCAGGTAATGGATATCGGTATCCAGGTTATGGTTGAACCGCCCGATCCGGAAGACATGGCCTCACTGCCACAGGAACGAATGGATGACATTCAGCAGGTCCTTACACAAGTCGTGCGTACTTCCATATCTAATGACGTACTTGCCGGGTGGGATGATACGGATATCAATGAACGGGTCTTTGTATCAGCTCAGCCTTTTAACGGCAAACAAACCTTTGCAGACGAGGCGGCACAATCCTCAAACTTAGGTTATGTACTGGCAGGAGGACTTGGATTTGTAGTTCTTGTACTTCTATTCCTTTTACTTCGCAAACCTAAACGTGAAACTGAAGAAGAAGAAGAACGGGAAATTCAGCAGGAAACAGCCGTTTTTGATATTCCGGATGTAAATACAGAACGCGATTCAGAAGAAAAAGCCCGTCGCCGCCAGCTTGAAAAGATGGCTAGAGAAAAGCCTGAAGAATTTTCAAAGCTTGTAAGAACGTGGCTCTCAGAGGATTAG
- the fliE gene encoding flagellar hook-basal body complex protein FliE: MDPVQSIQNSMMKPAAGKMSARPGFEARQAFAGWLNQAVQDVNDKQIASTAATEKMARGENIDLHDVMIASQKASVALQTTVEVRNKAIEAYQEIMRMQV; this comes from the coding sequence ATGGACCCAGTACAATCCATACAAAACAGCATGATGAAACCGGCAGCAGGAAAGATGAGTGCAAGACCCGGTTTTGAAGCCCGGCAGGCATTTGCAGGCTGGCTGAATCAAGCTGTACAGGATGTGAATGATAAACAAATTGCTTCAACAGCGGCCACTGAAAAAATGGCCAGAGGAGAAAACATTGATCTTCATGATGTGATGATTGCTTCACAAAAAGCAAGTGTAGCACTGCAGACGACTGTAGAAGTGCGTAACAAGGCGATTGAAGCCTATCAGGAGATCATGAGAATGCAAGTTTAA
- the flgC gene encoding flagellar basal body rod protein FlgC, with product MFNGINTSASALTSQRLRMDVVSSNMANADSTRGRLVDGEWQPYRRKMVVMEPNNTFKNHLDRARNEKAGSGVKVSRIVEDQTPFKQVFQPEHPDADDAGFVQLPNVDPLKEVVDMMSATRSYEANVTALDAHKNMLLKALEIGR from the coding sequence ATGTTTAATGGGATTAATACGTCAGCATCAGCCCTCACATCCCAGAGGCTGCGGATGGATGTGGTATCTTCAAATATGGCAAATGCCGATTCAACGAGAGGAAGATTGGTGGATGGGGAGTGGCAGCCATACCGAAGAAAGATGGTCGTCATGGAGCCGAATAATACGTTTAAGAATCATCTGGACCGCGCGCGGAATGAGAAGGCGGGAAGTGGTGTGAAAGTGAGCAGAATAGTGGAAGACCAGACACCGTTTAAACAGGTATTCCAGCCGGAGCATCCTGATGCTGATGATGCGGGATTCGTTCAGCTCCCGAATGTGGACCCACTGAAAGAAGTCGTAGATATGATGAGTGCAACAAGATCCTATGAGGCAAATGTAACTGCCCTGGACGCTCATAAAAATATGCTTTTAAAGGCCCTTGAAATTGGACGTTAA
- the flgB gene encoding flagellar basal body rod protein FlgB, whose protein sequence is MNLFNNSTNQLLHSALNASMTRQNTISNNIANVDTPSYKAKKTVFSHELKSAMNKPDFDAHRTDSRHLSFREAGSSGVEIQKRTNTAYNHNGNNVDIDLEMTEMAKNQIYYNTLIDRMNGRFNSIQTVIGQGR, encoded by the coding sequence ATGAATCTATTCAATAATTCGACAAATCAGTTACTCCATTCAGCATTAAATGCTTCGATGACACGCCAGAACACGATATCCAACAATATTGCAAATGTGGATACACCGAGCTATAAAGCTAAGAAAACGGTGTTTTCCCATGAACTGAAAAGTGCCATGAATAAACCGGATTTTGACGCTCACAGAACCGACAGCCGCCATCTTTCATTCAGAGAGGCGGGAAGCTCGGGTGTTGAGATTCAGAAAAGAACAAATACGGCATATAACCACAATGGCAACAATGTAGATATCGATCTTGAAATGACGGAAATGGCTAAAAACCAGATTTACTATAATACATTAATTGATAGAATGAACGGCAGGTTTAATTCAATTCAGACTGTGATCGGGCAAGGGAGGTAG